A portion of the Elephas maximus indicus isolate mEleMax1 chromosome 13, mEleMax1 primary haplotype, whole genome shotgun sequence genome contains these proteins:
- the LOC126088060 gene encoding antho-RFamide neuropeptides-like isoform X9, whose product MASERKVEGGISPDTEQGRMASERKVEGGISPDTEQGRMASERKVEGGKSPDTEQGWMASERRVEGGKSPDTEQGRMASERKVEGGISPDTEQGRMASERKVEGGKSPDTEQGRMASERKVEGGISPDTEQGRMASERRVEGGKSPDTEQGRMASERRVEGGKSPDTEQGRMASERRVEGGISPDTEQGRMASERRVEGGKSPDTEQGRMASERRVEGGKSPDTEQGRMASERRVEGGISPDTEQGRMASERRVEGGKSPDTEQGRMASERRVEGGKSPDTEQGRMASERRVEGGKSPDTEQGRMASERRVEGGISPDTEQGRMASERRVEGGKSPDTEQGRMASERRVEGGISPDTEQGRMASERRVEGGISPDTEQGRMASERRVEGGISPDTEQGRMASERRVEGGISLDTEQGWMASERRIEGGISLDTERGRQDPPLLGSGNPGR is encoded by the exons ATGGCATCTGAGAGAAAGGTTGAGGGTGGGATATCTCCGGACACTGAGCAGGGACGGATGGCATCTGAGAGAAAGGTTGAGGGTGGGATATCTCCAGACACTGAGCAGGGACGGATGGCATCTGAGAGAAAGGTTGAGGGTGGGAAATCTCCGGACACTGAGCAGGGATGGATGGCATCTGAGAGAAGGGTTGAGGGTGGGAAATCTCCGGACACTGAGCAGGGACGGATGGCATCTGAGAGAAAGGTTGAGGGTGGGATATCTCCGGACACTGAGCAGGGACGGATGGCATCTGAGAGAAAGGTTGAGGGTGGGAAATCTCCGGACACTGAGCAGGGACGGATGGCATCTGAGAGAAAGGTTGAGGGTGGGATATCTCCAGACACTGAGCAGGGACGGATGGCATCTGAGAGAAGG GTTGAGGGTGGGAAATCTCCGGACACTGAGCAGGGACGGATGGCATCTGAGAGAAGGGTTGAGGGTGGGAAATCTCCGGACACTGAGCAGGGACGGATGGCATCTGAGAGAAGGGTTGAGGGTGGGATATCTCCGGACACTGAGCAGGGACGGATGGCATCTGAGAGAAGG GTTGAGGGTGGGAAATCTCCGGACACTGAGCAGGGACGGATGGCATCTGAGAGAAGGGTTGAGGGTGGGAAATCTCCGGACACTGAGCAGGGACGGATGGCATCTGAGAGAAGGGTTGAGGGTGGGATATCTCCGGACACTGAGCAGGGACGGATGGCATCTGAGAGAAGGGTTGAGGGTGGGAAATCTCCGGACACTGAGCAGGGACGGATGGCATCTGAGAGAAGG GTTGAGGGTGGGAAATCTCCGGACACTGAGCAGGGACGGATGGCATCTGAGAGAAGGGTTGAGGGTGGGAAATCTCCGGACACTGAGCAGGGACGGATGGCATCTGAGAGAAGGGTTGAGGGTGGGATATCTCCGGACACTGAGCAGGGACGGATGGCATCTGAGAGAAGGGTTGAGGGTGGGAAATCTCCGGACACTGAGCAGGGACGGATGGCATCTGAGAGAAGGGTTGAGGGTGGGATATCTCCGGACACTGAGCAGGGACGGATGGCATCTGAGAGAAGGGTTGAGGGTGGGATATCTCCGGACACTGAGCAGGGACGGATGGCATCTGAGAGAAGGGTTGAGGGTGGGATATCTCCGGACACTGAGCAGGGACGGATGGCATCTGAGAGAAGGGTTGAGGGTGGGATATCTCTGGACACTGAGCAAGGATGGATGGCATCTGAGAGAAGGATTGAGGGTGGGATATCTCTGGACACTGAGCGGGGACGTCAAGATCCTCCACTTCTTGGCTCTGGGAATCCAGGCCGCTGA
- the LOC126088060 gene encoding antho-RFamide neuropeptides-like isoform X4, which yields MASERKVEGGISPDTEQGRMASERKVEGGISPDTEQGRMASERKVEGGKSPDTEQGWMASERRVEGGKSPDTEQGRMASERKVEGGISPDTEQGRMASERKVEGGKSPDTEQGRMASERKVEGGISPDTEQGRMASERRVEGGISPDTEQGRMASERKVEGGISPDTEQGRMASERKVEGGISPDTEQGRMASERKVEGGKSPDTEQGRMASERRVEGGKSPDTEQGRMASERRVEGGISPDTEQGRMASERRVEGGKSPDTEQGRMASERRVEGGKSPDTEQGRMASERRVEGGKSPDTEQGRMASERRVEGGKSPDTEQGRMASERRVEGGISPDTEQGRMASERRVEGGKSPDTEQGRMASERRVEGGISPDTEQGRMASERRVEGGISPDTEQGRMASERRVEGGISPDTEQGRMASERRVEGGISLDTEQGWMASERRIEGGISLDTERGRQDPPLLGSGNPGR from the exons ATGGCATCTGAGAGAAAGGTTGAGGGTGGGATATCTCCGGACACTGAGCAGGGACGGATGGCATCTGAGAGAAAGGTTGAGGGTGGGATATCTCCAGACACTGAGCAGGGACGGATGGCATCTGAGAGAAAGGTTGAGGGTGGGAAATCTCCGGACACTGAGCAGGGATGGATGGCATCTGAGAGAAGGGTTGAGGGTGGGAAATCTCCGGACACTGAGCAGGGACGGATGGCATCTGAGAGAAAGGTTGAGGGTGGGATATCTCCGGACACTGAGCAGGGACGGATGGCATCTGAGAGAAAGGTTGAGGGTGGGAAATCTCCGGACACTGAGCAGGGACGGATGGCATCTGAGAGAAAGGTTGAGGGTGGGATATCTCCAGACACTGAGCAGGGACGGATGGCATCTGAGAGAAGGGTTGAGGGTGGGATATCTCCAGACACTGAGCAGGGACGGATGGCATCTGAGAGAAAGGTTGAGGGTGGGATATCTCCGGACACTGAGCAGGGACGGATGGCATCTGAGAGAAAGGTTGAGGGTGGGATATCTCCAGACACTGAGCAGGGACGGATGGCATCTGAGAGAAAGGTTGAGGGTGGGAAATCTCCGGACACTGAGCAGGGACGGATGGCATCTGAGAGAAGGGTTGAGGGTGGGAAATCTCCGGACACTGAGCAGGGACGGATGGCATCTGAGAGAAGGGTTGAGGGTGGGATATCTCCGGACACTGAGCAGGGACGGATGGCATCTGAGAGAAGG GTTGAGGGTGGGAAATCTCCGGACACTGAGCAGGGACGGATGGCATCTGAGAGAAGGGTTGAGGGTGGGAAATCTCCGGACACTGAGCAGGGACGGATGGCATCTGAGAGAAGG GTTGAGGGTGGGAAATCTCCGGACACTGAGCAGGGACGGATGGCATCTGAGAGAAGGGTTGAGGGTGGGAAATCTCCGGACACTGAGCAGGGACGGATGGCATCTGAGAGAAGGGTTGAGGGTGGGATATCTCCGGACACTGAGCAGGGACGGATGGCATCTGAGAGAAGGGTTGAGGGTGGGAAATCTCCGGACACTGAGCAGGGACGGATGGCATCTGAGAGAAGGGTTGAGGGTGGGATATCTCCGGACACTGAGCAGGGACGGATGGCATCTGAGAGAAGGGTTGAGGGTGGGATATCTCCGGACACTGAGCAGGGACGGATGGCATCTGAGAGAAGGGTTGAGGGTGGGATATCTCCGGACACTGAGCAGGGACGGATGGCATCTGAGAGAAGGGTTGAGGGTGGGATATCTCTGGACACTGAGCAAGGATGGATGGCATCTGAGAGAAGGATTGAGGGTGGGATATCTCTGGACACTGAGCGGGGACGTCAAGATCCTCCACTTCTTGGCTCTGGGAATCCAGGCCGCTGA
- the LOC126088060 gene encoding antho-RFamide neuropeptides-like isoform X1 produces MASERKVEGGISPDTEQGRMASERKVEGGISPDTEQGRMASERKVEGGKSPDTEQGWMASERRVEGGKSPDTEQGRMASERKVEGGISPDTEQGRMASERKVEGGKSPDTEQGRMASERKVEGGISPDTEQGRMASERRVEGGISPDTEQGRMASERKVEGGISPDTEQGRMASERKVEGGISPDTEQGRMASERKVEGGKSPDTEQGRMASERRVEGGKSPDTEQGRMASERRVEGGISPDTEQGRMASERRVEGGKSPDTEQGRMASERRVEGGKSPDTEQGRMASERRVEGGISPDTEQGRMASERRVEGGKSPDTEQGRMASERRVEGGKSPDTEQGRMASERRVEGGKSPDTEQGRMASERRVEGGISPDTEQGRMASERRVEGGKSPDTEQGRMASERRVEGGISPDTEQGRMASERRVEGGISPDTEQGRMASERRVEGGISPDTEQGRMASERRVEGGISLDTEQGWMASERRIEGGISLDTERGRQDPPLLGSGNPGR; encoded by the exons ATGGCATCTGAGAGAAAGGTTGAGGGTGGGATATCTCCGGACACTGAGCAGGGACGGATGGCATCTGAGAGAAAGGTTGAGGGTGGGATATCTCCAGACACTGAGCAGGGACGGATGGCATCTGAGAGAAAGGTTGAGGGTGGGAAATCTCCGGACACTGAGCAGGGATGGATGGCATCTGAGAGAAGGGTTGAGGGTGGGAAATCTCCGGACACTGAGCAGGGACGGATGGCATCTGAGAGAAAGGTTGAGGGTGGGATATCTCCGGACACTGAGCAGGGACGGATGGCATCTGAGAGAAAGGTTGAGGGTGGGAAATCTCCGGACACTGAGCAGGGACGGATGGCATCTGAGAGAAAGGTTGAGGGTGGGATATCTCCAGACACTGAGCAGGGACGGATGGCATCTGAGAGAAGGGTTGAGGGTGGGATATCTCCAGACACTGAGCAGGGACGGATGGCATCTGAGAGAAAGGTTGAGGGTGGGATATCTCCGGACACTGAGCAGGGACGGATGGCATCTGAGAGAAAGGTTGAGGGTGGGATATCTCCAGACACTGAGCAGGGACGGATGGCATCTGAGAGAAAGGTTGAGGGTGGGAAATCTCCGGACACTGAGCAGGGACGGATGGCATCTGAGAGAAGGGTTGAGGGTGGGAAATCTCCGGACACTGAGCAGGGACGGATGGCATCTGAGAGAAGGGTTGAGGGTGGGATATCTCCGGACACTGAGCAGGGACGGATGGCATCTGAGAGAAGG GTTGAGGGTGGGAAATCTCCGGACACTGAGCAGGGACGGATGGCATCTGAGAGAAGGGTTGAGGGTGGGAAATCTCCGGACACTGAGCAGGGACGGATGGCATCTGAGAGAAGGGTTGAGGGTGGGATATCTCCGGACACTGAGCAGGGACGGATGGCATCTGAGAGAAGGGTTGAGGGTGGGAAATCTCCGGACACTGAGCAGGGACGGATGGCATCTGAGAGAAGG GTTGAGGGTGGGAAATCTCCGGACACTGAGCAGGGACGGATGGCATCTGAGAGAAGGGTTGAGGGTGGGAAATCTCCGGACACTGAGCAGGGACGGATGGCATCTGAGAGAAGGGTTGAGGGTGGGATATCTCCGGACACTGAGCAGGGACGGATGGCATCTGAGAGAAGGGTTGAGGGTGGGAAATCTCCGGACACTGAGCAGGGACGGATGGCATCTGAGAGAAGGGTTGAGGGTGGGATATCTCCGGACACTGAGCAGGGACGGATGGCATCTGAGAGAAGGGTTGAGGGTGGGATATCTCCGGACACTGAGCAGGGACGGATGGCATCTGAGAGAAGGGTTGAGGGTGGGATATCTCCGGACACTGAGCAGGGACGGATGGCATCTGAGAGAAGGGTTGAGGGTGGGATATCTCTGGACACTGAGCAAGGATGGATGGCATCTGAGAGAAGGATTGAGGGTGGGATATCTCTGGACACTGAGCGGGGACGTCAAGATCCTCCACTTCTTGGCTCTGGGAATCCAGGCCGCTGA
- the LOC126088060 gene encoding antho-RFamide neuropeptides-like isoform X12, with amino-acid sequence MASERKVEGGISPDTEQGRMASERKVEGGISPDTEQGRMASERKVEGGKSPDTEQGWMASERRVEGGKSPDTEQGRMASERKVEGGISPDTEQGRMASERKVEGGKSPDTEQGRMASERKVEGGISPDTEQGRMASERRVEGGISPDTEQGRMASERKVEGGISPDTEQGRMASERKVEGGISPDTEQGRMASERKVEGGKSPDTEQGRMASERRVEGGKSPDTEQGRMASERRVEGGKSPDTEQGRMASERRVEGGKSPDTEQGRMASERRVEGGISPDTEQGRMASERRVEGGKSPDTEQGRMASERRVEGGISPDTEQGRMASERRVEGGISPDTEQGRMASERRVEGGISPDTEQGRMASERRVEGGISLDTEQGWMASERRIEGGISLDTERGRQDPPLLGSGNPGR; translated from the exons ATGGCATCTGAGAGAAAGGTTGAGGGTGGGATATCTCCGGACACTGAGCAGGGACGGATGGCATCTGAGAGAAAGGTTGAGGGTGGGATATCTCCAGACACTGAGCAGGGACGGATGGCATCTGAGAGAAAGGTTGAGGGTGGGAAATCTCCGGACACTGAGCAGGGATGGATGGCATCTGAGAGAAGGGTTGAGGGTGGGAAATCTCCGGACACTGAGCAGGGACGGATGGCATCTGAGAGAAAGGTTGAGGGTGGGATATCTCCGGACACTGAGCAGGGACGGATGGCATCTGAGAGAAAGGTTGAGGGTGGGAAATCTCCGGACACTGAGCAGGGACGGATGGCATCTGAGAGAAAGGTTGAGGGTGGGATATCTCCAGACACTGAGCAGGGACGGATGGCATCTGAGAGAAGGGTTGAGGGTGGGATATCTCCAGACACTGAGCAGGGACGGATGGCATCTGAGAGAAAGGTTGAGGGTGGGATATCTCCGGACACTGAGCAGGGACGGATGGCATCTGAGAGAAAGGTTGAGGGTGGGATATCTCCAGACACTGAGCAGGGACGGATGGCATCTGAGAGAAAGGTTGAGGGTGGGAAATCTCCGGACACTGAGCAGGGACGGATGGCATCTGAGAGAAGGGTTGAGGGTGGGAAATCTCCGGACACTGAGCAGGGACGGATGGCATCTGAGAGAAGG GTTGAGGGTGGGAAATCTCCGGACACTGAGCAGGGACGGATGGCATCTGAGAGAAGGGTTGAGGGTGGGAAATCTCCGGACACTGAGCAGGGACGGATGGCATCTGAGAGAAGGGTTGAGGGTGGGATATCTCCGGACACTGAGCAGGGACGGATGGCATCTGAGAGAAGGGTTGAGGGTGGGAAATCTCCGGACACTGAGCAGGGACGGATGGCATCTGAGAGAAGGGTTGAGGGTGGGATATCTCCGGACACTGAGCAGGGACGGATGGCATCTGAGAGAAGGGTTGAGGGTGGGATATCTCCGGACACTGAGCAGGGACGGATGGCATCTGAGAGAAGGGTTGAGGGTGGGATATCTCCGGACACTGAGCAGGGACGGATGGCATCTGAGAGAAGGGTTGAGGGTGGGATATCTCTGGACACTGAGCAAGGATGGATGGCATCTGAGAGAAGGATTGAGGGTGGGATATCTCTGGACACTGAGCGGGGACGTCAAGATCCTCCACTTCTTGGCTCTGGGAATCCAGGCCGCTGA
- the LOC126088060 gene encoding antho-RFamide neuropeptides-like isoform X3 → MASERKVEGGISPDTEQGRMASERKVEGGISPDTEQGRMASERKVEGGKSPDTEQGWMASERRVEGGKSPDTEQGRMASERKVEGGISPDTEQGRMASERKVEGGKSPDTEQGRMASERKVEGGISPDTEQGRMASERRVEGGISPDTEQGRMASERKVEGGISPDTEQGRMASERKVEGGISPDTEQGRMASERKVEGGKSPDTEQGRMASERRVEGGKSPDTEQGRMASERRVEGGKSPDTEQGRMASERRVEGGKSPDTEQGRMASERRVEGGISPDTEQGRMASERRVEGGKSPDTEQGRMASERRVEGGKSPDTEQGRMASERRVEGGKSPDTEQGRMASERRVEGGISPDTEQGRMASERRVEGGKSPDTEQGRMASERRVEGGISPDTEQGRMASERRVEGGISPDTEQGRMASERRVEGGISPDTEQGRMASERRVEGGISLDTEQGWMASERRIEGGISLDTERGRQDPPLLGSGNPGR, encoded by the exons ATGGCATCTGAGAGAAAGGTTGAGGGTGGGATATCTCCGGACACTGAGCAGGGACGGATGGCATCTGAGAGAAAGGTTGAGGGTGGGATATCTCCAGACACTGAGCAGGGACGGATGGCATCTGAGAGAAAGGTTGAGGGTGGGAAATCTCCGGACACTGAGCAGGGATGGATGGCATCTGAGAGAAGGGTTGAGGGTGGGAAATCTCCGGACACTGAGCAGGGACGGATGGCATCTGAGAGAAAGGTTGAGGGTGGGATATCTCCGGACACTGAGCAGGGACGGATGGCATCTGAGAGAAAGGTTGAGGGTGGGAAATCTCCGGACACTGAGCAGGGACGGATGGCATCTGAGAGAAAGGTTGAGGGTGGGATATCTCCAGACACTGAGCAGGGACGGATGGCATCTGAGAGAAGGGTTGAGGGTGGGATATCTCCAGACACTGAGCAGGGACGGATGGCATCTGAGAGAAAGGTTGAGGGTGGGATATCTCCGGACACTGAGCAGGGACGGATGGCATCTGAGAGAAAGGTTGAGGGTGGGATATCTCCAGACACTGAGCAGGGACGGATGGCATCTGAGAGAAAGGTTGAGGGTGGGAAATCTCCGGACACTGAGCAGGGACGGATGGCATCTGAGAGAAGGGTTGAGGGTGGGAAATCTCCGGACACTGAGCAGGGACGGATGGCATCTGAGAGAAGG GTTGAGGGTGGGAAATCTCCGGACACTGAGCAGGGACGGATGGCATCTGAGAGAAGGGTTGAGGGTGGGAAATCTCCGGACACTGAGCAGGGACGGATGGCATCTGAGAGAAGGGTTGAGGGTGGGATATCTCCGGACACTGAGCAGGGACGGATGGCATCTGAGAGAAGGGTTGAGGGTGGGAAATCTCCGGACACTGAGCAGGGACGGATGGCATCTGAGAGAAGG GTTGAGGGTGGGAAATCTCCGGACACTGAGCAGGGACGGATGGCATCTGAGAGAAGGGTTGAGGGTGGGAAATCTCCGGACACTGAGCAGGGACGGATGGCATCTGAGAGAAGGGTTGAGGGTGGGATATCTCCGGACACTGAGCAGGGACGGATGGCATCTGAGAGAAGGGTTGAGGGTGGGAAATCTCCGGACACTGAGCAGGGACGGATGGCATCTGAGAGAAGGGTTGAGGGTGGGATATCTCCGGACACTGAGCAGGGACGGATGGCATCTGAGAGAAGGGTTGAGGGTGGGATATCTCCGGACACTGAGCAGGGACGGATGGCATCTGAGAGAAGGGTTGAGGGTGGGATATCTCCGGACACTGAGCAGGGACGGATGGCATCTGAGAGAAGGGTTGAGGGTGGGATATCTCTGGACACTGAGCAAGGATGGATGGCATCTGAGAGAAGGATTGAGGGTGGGATATCTCTGGACACTGAGCGGGGACGTCAAGATCCTCCACTTCTTGGCTCTGGGAATCCAGGCCGCTGA
- the LOC126088060 gene encoding antho-RFamide neuropeptides-like isoform X15, producing MASERKVEGGISPDTEQGRMASERKVEGGISPDTEQGRMASERKVEGGKSPDTEQGWMASERRVEGGKSPDTEQGRMASERKVEGGISPDTEQGRMASERKVEGGISPDTEQGRMASERKVEGGKSPDTEQGRMASERRVEGGKSPDTEQGRMASERRVEGGISPDTEQGRMASERRVEGGKSPDTEQGRMASERRVEGGKSPDTEQGRMASERRVEGGKSPDTEQGRMASERRVEGGISPDTEQGRMASERRVEGGKSPDTEQGRMASERRVEGGISPDTEQGRMASERRVEGGISPDTEQGRMASERRVEGGISPDTEQGRMASERRVEGGISLDTEQGWMASERRIEGGISLDTERGRQDPPLLGSGNPGR from the exons ATGGCATCTGAGAGAAAGGTTGAGGGTGGGATATCTCCGGACACTGAGCAGGGACGGATGGCATCTGAGAGAAAGGTTGAGGGTGGGATATCTCCAGACACTGAGCAGGGACGGATGGCATCTGAGAGAAAGGTTGAGGGTGGGAAATCTCCGGACACTGAGCAGGGATGGATGGCATCTGAGAGAAGGGTTGAGGGTGGGAAATCTCCGGACACTGAGCAGGGACGGATGGCATCTGAGAGAAAGGTTGAGGGTGGGATATCTCCGGACACTGAGCAGGGACGGATGGCATCTGAGAGAAAG GTTGAGGGTGGGATATCTCCAGACACTGAGCAGGGACGGATGGCATCTGAGAGAAAGGTTGAGGGTGGGAAATCTCCGGACACTGAGCAGGGACGGATGGCATCTGAGAGAAGGGTTGAGGGTGGGAAATCTCCGGACACTGAGCAGGGACGGATGGCATCTGAGAGAAGGGTTGAGGGTGGGATATCTCCGGACACTGAGCAGGGACGGATGGCATCTGAGAGAAGGGTTGAGGGTGGGAAATCTCCGGACACTGAGCAGGGACGGATGGCATCTGAGAGAAGG GTTGAGGGTGGGAAATCTCCGGACACTGAGCAGGGACGGATGGCATCTGAGAGAAGGGTTGAGGGTGGGAAATCTCCGGACACTGAGCAGGGACGGATGGCATCTGAGAGAAGGGTTGAGGGTGGGATATCTCCGGACACTGAGCAGGGACGGATGGCATCTGAGAGAAGGGTTGAGGGTGGGAAATCTCCGGACACTGAGCAGGGACGGATGGCATCTGAGAGAAGGGTTGAGGGTGGGATATCTCCGGACACTGAGCAGGGACGGATGGCATCTGAGAGAAGGGTTGAGGGTGGGATATCTCCGGACACTGAGCAGGGACGGATGGCATCTGAGAGAAGGGTTGAGGGTGGGATATCTCCGGACACTGAGCAGGGACGGATGGCATCTGAGAGAAGGGTTGAGGGTGGGATATCTCTGGACACTGAGCAAGGATGGATGGCATCTGAGAGAAGGATTGAGGGTGGGATATCTCTGGACACTGAGCGGGGACGTCAAGATCCTCCACTTCTTGGCTCTGGGAATCCAGGCCGCTGA
- the LOC126088060 gene encoding antho-RFamide neuropeptides-like isoform X10, producing the protein MASERKVEGGISPDTEQGRMASERKVEGGISPDTEQGRMASERKVEGGKSPDTEQGWMASERRVEGGKSPDTEQGRMASERKVEGGISPDTEQGRMASERKVEGGKSPDTEQGRMASERKVEGGISPDTEQGRMASERRVEGGISPDTEQGRMASERKVEGGISPDTEQGRMASERKVEGGISPDTEQGRMASERKVEGGKSPDTEQGRMASERRVEGGKSPDTEQGRMASERRVEGGISPDTEQGRMASERRVEGGKSPDTEQGRMASERRVEGGKSPDTEQGRMASERRVEGGISPDTEQGRMASERRVEGGKSPDTEQGRMASERRVEGGISPDTEQGRMASERRVEGGISPDTEQGRMASERRVEGGISPDTEQGRMASERRVEGGISLDTEQGWMASERRIEGGISLDTERGRQDPPLLGSGNPGR; encoded by the exons ATGGCATCTGAGAGAAAGGTTGAGGGTGGGATATCTCCGGACACTGAGCAGGGACGGATGGCATCTGAGAGAAAGGTTGAGGGTGGGATATCTCCAGACACTGAGCAGGGACGGATGGCATCTGAGAGAAAGGTTGAGGGTGGGAAATCTCCGGACACTGAGCAGGGATGGATGGCATCTGAGAGAAGGGTTGAGGGTGGGAAATCTCCGGACACTGAGCAGGGACGGATGGCATCTGAGAGAAAGGTTGAGGGTGGGATATCTCCGGACACTGAGCAGGGACGGATGGCATCTGAGAGAAAGGTTGAGGGTGGGAAATCTCCGGACACTGAGCAGGGACGGATGGCATCTGAGAGAAAGGTTGAGGGTGGGATATCTCCAGACACTGAGCAGGGACGGATGGCATCTGAGAGAAGGGTTGAGGGTGGGATATCTCCAGACACTGAGCAGGGACGGATGGCATCTGAGAGAAAGGTTGAGGGTGGGATATCTCCGGACACTGAGCAGGGACGGATGGCATCTGAGAGAAAGGTTGAGGGTGGGATATCTCCAGACACTGAGCAGGGACGGATGGCATCTGAGAGAAAGGTTGAGGGTGGGAAATCTCCGGACACTGAGCAGGGACGGATGGCATCTGAGAGAAGGGTTGAGGGTGGGAAATCTCCGGACACTGAGCAGGGACGGATGGCATCTGAGAGAAGGGTTGAGGGTGGGATATCTCCGGACACTGAGCAGGGACGGATGGCATCTGAGAGAAGG GTTGAGGGTGGGAAATCTCCGGACACTGAGCAGGGACGGATGGCATCTGAGAGAAGGGTTGAGGGTGGGAAATCTCCGGACACTGAGCAGGGACGGATGGCATCTGAGAGAAGGGTTGAGGGTGGGATATCTCCGGACACTGAGCAGGGACGGATGGCATCTGAGAGAAGGGTTGAGGGTGGGAAATCTCCGGACACTGAGCAGGGACGGATGGCATCTGAGAGAAGGGTTGAGGGTGGGATATCTCCGGACACTGAGCAGGGACGGATGGCATCTGAGAGAAGGGTTGAGGGTGGGATATCTCCGGACACTGAGCAGGGACGGATGGCATCTGAGAGAAGGGTTGAGGGTGGGATATCTCCGGACACTGAGCAGGGACGGATGGCATCTGAGAGAAGGGTTGAGGGTGGGATATCTCTGGACACTGAGCAAGGATGGATGGCATCTGAGAGAAGGATTGAGGGTGGGATATCTCTGGACACTGAGCGGGGACGTCAAGATCCTCCACTTCTTGGCTCTGGGAATCCAGGCCGCTGA
- the LOC126088060 gene encoding antho-RFamide neuropeptides-like isoform X16: MASERKVEGGISPDTEQGRMASERKVEGGISPDTEQGRMASERKVEGGISPDTEQGRMASERKVEGGKSPDTEQGRMASERRVEGGKSPDTEQGRMASERRVEGGISPDTEQGRMASERRVEGGKSPDTEQGRMASERRVEGGKSPDTEQGRMASERRVEGGISPDTEQGRMASERRVEGGKSPDTEQGRMASERRVEGGKSPDTEQGRMASERRVEGGKSPDTEQGRMASERRVEGGISPDTEQGRMASERRVEGGKSPDTEQGRMASERRVEGGISPDTEQGRMASERRVEGGISPDTEQGRMASERRVEGGISPDTEQGRMASERRVEGGISLDTEQGWMASERRIEGGISLDTERGRQDPPLLGSGNPGR; encoded by the exons ATGGCATCTGAGAGAAAGGTTGAGGGTGGGATATCTCCGGACACTGAGCAGGGACGGATGGCATCTGAGAGAAAGGTTGAGGGTGGGATATCTCCAGACACTGAGCAGGGACGGATGGCATCTGAGAGAAAG GTTGAGGGTGGGATATCTCCAGACACTGAGCAGGGACGGATGGCATCTGAGAGAAAGGTTGAGGGTGGGAAATCTCCGGACACTGAGCAGGGACGGATGGCATCTGAGAGAAGGGTTGAGGGTGGGAAATCTCCGGACACTGAGCAGGGACGGATGGCATCTGAGAGAAGGGTTGAGGGTGGGATATCTCCGGACACTGAGCAGGGACGGATGGCATCTGAGAGAAGG GTTGAGGGTGGGAAATCTCCGGACACTGAGCAGGGACGGATGGCATCTGAGAGAAGGGTTGAGGGTGGGAAATCTCCGGACACTGAGCAGGGACGGATGGCATCTGAGAGAAGGGTTGAGGGTGGGATATCTCCGGACACTGAGCAGGGACGGATGGCATCTGAGAGAAGGGTTGAGGGTGGGAAATCTCCGGACACTGAGCAGGGACGGATGGCATCTGAGAGAAGG GTTGAGGGTGGGAAATCTCCGGACACTGAGCAGGGACGGATGGCATCTGAGAGAAGGGTTGAGGGTGGGAAATCTCCGGACACTGAGCAGGGACGGATGGCATCTGAGAGAAGGGTTGAGGGTGGGATATCTCCGGACACTGAGCAGGGACGGATGGCATCTGAGAGAAGGGTTGAGGGTGGGAAATCTCCGGACACTGAGCAGGGACGGATGGCATCTGAGAGAAGGGTTGAGGGTGGGATATCTCCGGACACTGAGCAGGGACGGATGGCATCTGAGAGAAGGGTTGAGGGTGGGATATCTCCGGACACTGAGCAGGGACGGATGGCATCTGAGAGAAGGGTTGAGGGTGGGATATCTCCGGACACTGAGCAGGGACGGATGGCATCTGAGAGAAGGGTTGAGGGTGGGATATCTCTGGACACTGAGCAAGGATGGATGGCATCTGAGAGAAGGATTGAGGGTGGGATATCTCTGGACACTGAGCGGGGACGTCAAGATCCTCCACTTCTTGGCTCTGGGAATCCAGGCCGCTGA